The genomic stretch actttttttctctctctttttttttttttttttaagcaaggGATGCGCTTCAGAGTGGATGTGTTTGGGGAAAACCAGAGGCTACATACTGGAGGTGTATGGTGCCCATTTTGAACTCCCCGACCTCGGACCAATAGGTTTGTATGCTATTTGCAAGACTATATGAGTGCCGTATATGTGTTCACCTTTCCTTGAAATGTGCACACCAGCCTCTTTAAATCTATTTCTTGGAAGGTGCCGTTGATGTTTGAAATTTTTCTCTGCAAATCCATCCAGTGTCAGTGTGGCTCGTTCTGATTTCCAGCCAGTCTCTCCACCGCTCACGGTTCTCAGAGGATAATGTTTACCTTAGTGATTCCCTGAGTTGTAGCTGTAGTAATCTGTTTAAGATTGTTGCTTTAAGTGAAATGTTTCAACTGCTGTTTTAATGGATTGCAATGAAATTCGGTTCACAACACATTTATTCTCTTCTCAGGATGGACTTTAATGACTTTTAGGATGAATTCCCATAATTAGGTTCATTTACTCTAACCTAAatagatttttctttataaaatggCTTAAATAGCAGAAAAATGCGTTGAATTCTGTTAAATAATCTAAACATGCTCTTTGCCTCAACTATATGAGACCAACTGTGAGTACATGCCCGGTCACACCCCAAAGGCCCATTTTGAGTCAGGAGAAACTGCATGAATATGTGTGATATTACATTAATATGAGAATTTcctatttttaaatatcacagttATTATCATACTTAAATCTAATGCTGCCATAACTCCAAAATTTTAATTTGGCAAAAACTTTGGTTTATGATCAAATATTGCAGTTTGACACTGTGTATGTTTTGCAGGAGCCAATGGCCTGGCCAACCCGAGGGACTTCCTGTGTCCAGTTGCTTGGTATGAGGATCGCAAAAGGTGTCCACTGGTTACACCGGCATCAATAAATACCAGGTGGAAGCTGTTTGCCTGCCAACAGTGGTTATTGTGGCATACAACTTTATCTGTATCACTGTAACCTGCTGTCTGACAGGGACGCACACACATGTGGCTTACTTGCCCTATTACCCCTATTTAGTTTGCGTCTGCTTCAGTGAACGCCATCGAACTGCCGCAGTGACTAACAGGAAACTGTCCAAGTGAAGCATATGATCCCTTAAGCTGCTCCTGCCGACTGAATTGCCATCCCTGATGATTTAATATCGAGCATTAGCTGTTATCCATTCAGCAGGTTTCCGCCTCGACTCCCTTATGAGTCTTAATCACTCATAATTAGTTAAGGCATTCTGGAGCTGCAGACAGTGTACCTGTGAAGCTTTGCTTTGTAGGGAAAAACCTTTTTCAAGTTAAGCATTAATTTCAAACATCTTCAGCCGGGGAATGATCCTCCCCTCCTGAAATGTCCTGTTGGCGCATAATTGGATCGACACATATGTCTGacaggaggttttttttttttttaactgagacAGGGAGGAGGCGGGAGGAGAGGTTTGTCAGGGGTGGGGGTTGGAGGGGTTGTAACCGTGGAAACCATGTCAAACCACACTGTTATTATTCATCATAGGAAGTACACTAGGGCAAGATACTGTCTTTTTTGAAGCAAAATAGACCTCTTCCCATCCTCCTCGCTGCTTCTAGTTGAATATCTGCCACCAGTTATATGCTGGGTGGGGGTCAGAGAACACTTTTTTTCCCTTGGTGTCCACTCTTCCCCAAATGTGGACAGAAAGGCTACAGGGGTAAGAAAATAAGATGGGGCGGCAGAGGCCTCATCTAAGGgaaatgctgctgctcctgcctgGTCCTGCTGTTTTGTTCCCCCGCAGAGTGCCGAAATTGCTCAAATTAACTTATATTTGCTTGACTGGAccaatatgtttgtgttttgtgtgcatgtgtgcgcaaGTGCTCGCTCGCCTCCATCTTCCCCCTTCATTTAATCGAATGTGGTGGAGTTATCACAGATGAATGTCCAAGAAATTACCTGCACTGGATTTCCCGAAGGCCTCTTTGTATGTCGACTACTGTCAATTGAGTGTGTGTTTAAGCTGCGTTTGGTATTCATTagtcatgaatgtgtgtgaacgcATCTGTGTATGTATATGCATTTGCCGGTTCTTATTGTTAGTGTGTATTAGCAGAAATGCACGTGAGCTTGTGTGTGAGGAACATGGAGGTCAGCATGGAGGCAGCTTGAGTTGTAATGAACTATATTGATTTTAGAGCTGCTGTTGAATGTCTTTTTTCGCAGTGACATTATCAGAACAGAGAAACTATATAAAATGCTGTGGTTTTAACAATCAAGATAAAGAAATATCTCTGcaccctctgctgctgctgctccctctCCCCGTAACTGCGCTGCTGCGAGCGTCAAAATGCTCAAAGTTTGGGAAAGTTTGATTGTGAAGCCAATTACCCCCATAATACCTGGAGCCTCGTATCACAAAGAAAAGGGGGaatgaaagagaagaaaggatgaaaaaaaagcacacccTCTTTCACAATCAACCCTTTTCATTAtgaccagctttttttttctctttatgtgAAGAAGTACTCTCTCTGGGAATTTAAGATTACAAAGGCATTATTCATTGTTCCGTTTTCCCTGTGAAAAGCTCAATTTAAagtcttttgtgtttgttgcttGGGTAGACTCctcttatttgttttgttctgtgcgCTGCACGTAGGATTTCTCGCCATTCAATGTGGTCGCCTGGCACGGTAACTACAAACGCCTTACAATACACCTGAAGAACTTCATGGTTATCAACTGTGTGGCCTTCGACCATGCGGTGAGAGTCATGTTTAAGGACATGCTAACAGCACTTTTGAATGTAAATAGCCATGTGCCTCAGCTGTAACATATTTATGATCTCCCTATAGGATCCATCTATCTTTACTGTGCTGACTGCCAAATCCACAAGACCAGGTGTTGCCATTGCCGACTTTGTCATCTTCCCCCCACGATGGGGTGTTGCTGACCACACCTTCCGCCCACCGTACTATCACCGTAAGACaccaacacacacgcacacacaaatgggCCTTTATCCACCACTTCACAGGGCATGGGAGAAAGGCAGAAACAATGAATTGCGCATTCTTAAGACAGCTGAATTTGAATGCAAATTTGAATGGAAATGTCAAATTTTCTGTCTTAGCGAGGGTAATTTTAGTCTATCATGGACTGAAACAAGCCAGCCAGAAGCTAACATGTCCATTTACCCAGCCAGTGTCAAGACAGTAGGTGGAACAAACCACCTGCTGTATGACTCCCTTcatggagcccccccccccccccccacacagtCCCTTTGTCCGATTTCATCACAGATCTATAAGGCCATCTAGTGGAAATCAGTGTCCACTGTTTCAACTGCAAACTGCACAGGATTCTGCTGTGTTACAGCACCTCCTGCTTGTCATCGTAGGTAACTGCATGAGTGAATTCATGGGTCTGATCAAAGGCCATTATGAGGCCAAAGAGGAGGGTTTCCAGCCAGGAGGGGCCAGCCTCCACAGCATAATGACCCCACATGGCCCCGATGCTGAGTGCTTTGAGAAGAACAGCACTGCTGAACTCAAACCAGAGCAGGTGGCTGAGGGAaccatggtaaaaaaaaacaaaaaaacacgatGCATGTATACACATGATCTTATGGTTAAACAGAAACTTAAAAGCATGACCAGTCAATATCATTTACCACAGCATGCTCTCTCTTCTGTCACCAGGCTTTTATGTTTGAGTCATCTTTCAGCATGGCGGTGACTAAATGGGGTTTACAAACATGCCAGAAGCTCGACAAGAAGTACTACCAGTGTTGGGAAGCTCTCCGCAGCCACTTTAACCCCAACTGGAAGCCCGGCAAACAGTAGAAAACCAGTGGTTTAGAATACATTTAGCCAAAAATCGAAACAAATGTTATGcgaaaataaaaatttcactTTATAAATGTAACAAACCAGTGCTTTATTTGTTACCGTTGACAGAATTACAGCAAGAATTTCTTTCTCACGTAAAGTGTGAAACCAAAGCGTGACACACGAACACTTTTAAACTGGAAATTAAGGCGCAATAAAAAGGTAAccttaattcagttttactaACAGTGGTTTGGCAGGACCACTAATGACCTGATATATTCTCCCCTTGTGCCACTGTTGTACTAATTTTGCCATTATTCGTTAATATCTTCTTGGATGTATATAGCCTTGCGTTATGTGAACCAGAAATCATTAACATCAGCTGTCTtggattttcttttcctgtgcAAATCTGAACTTATGTGACAGCTATTTGTATCTACTGATCCATTCTTACAGTCTCCACGCTGAGCCTGCTTGCCCCGGTGTTTACGCAAATATGTCTGCAGATATGCAAATTGTGCTTTCCCACCCTTCTGACGTCAGCCTCTGAAATCAAAGCCACATAACCCTGTTTGACAATATAATTTTATTCGGTTAATAACAATTAAACACATGGACATCATCTCTTTCTACATCCAGGCTCAAAATGACAAACTGAACTTGCGCTCGAGGGTACCGGCCTTAATCTTCTCCTCCTTCCTATTCTGTAAAACAGACGACAAATAAATGATAGGTTAGTGCCGTTTCCACAGAAACAAAGTCATATCGCCCTCGCCCTCTTTACTTTGCGGACATTTTCTCCAACCGCATGTTTTATTCGTgattgttttatgattttaaagcagttttttttccctttttcctctcACCAGAAATGGGGAGGGAGGATGTGGGGGGAAGGGTGGGTGGGACAGGAATATGATAGCCCAGCAGTGTGACAATTGCACCAAATTCTCCCTGAAATCTCAATTGGCAAGGACTTAGCGGGTGAATCTCCATGACAATGGGGCGGAAAATGAAAGCAGGCAGCATTTTGGATGAGGCATTCATTTCTAACTTGAATGGGTCtgtgtcaaaaaaagaaaaccagatCAAAGGTGCACCTACATGAGAATAATGAGTCCCAATCATCAACTAAATAGCTTTTCAAGTTTCTATGATAGCATTTGTCACCAAATCACTTTTTACGAATGCCCAGGCCAAATACTCAAAATGGTTTGTAAATGGTACTGTCAATTTATTAGAgtggctgggaaaaaaaaagaccactaATATAACACTGTAAAGTAACCACGTGTTCAATACAGAGTTATTTAATTTCCTCAAGTAAATGTAGTGATATTCTGCTAACCTCCAACAACACTTGGATATTTATTCTTATTATCTCATAGTTTCTACTGTTCCTGTTTTGGTTCTAGTCTCCCATGTGCTCTTTATACAGCTGTTGAATGTCAGTGGGGCCTAAACTGTAGTTCTATTTCTCTACATAGTAATGAAAAAACACAGCTGAGCTACATTACTGTTTAAATTACCCTTGAAATATCAAGCAGACAAAGAGTGAGGGAACTGCTGTGTTTCTTGTCTCATACCCTGTCTGTCTTGAAGACAAAGTATAAGGCAAAGAGAGGCACAAGTCCAATCATTGCACCCAACAGAGAGGTCTTGTTTGTGGGCCTGAAGTGAGTGTAGGGGTTGGCTCGTGCGTACACCAAGCGTGTCAGGGCAGGGTCTTCCTGTACAGACAGAAGAATGCAAAGACATTAGTAATCACTTGTAAATGTAGAATTTAtatcaggaaaaacaaaactaaaagacTCAAACATTTACAACAAATCAACCAAAATAATAATGTTACCATCCTTTATACTTTTAAGTGGACAACTCAGGAAACAACAGAAAAGAGAACAATGAGTCATTTTGaccttttcattcatttcaccttTTGATATATCACATCAGGAAAACTACTTGTTTACATATATATCTATAcgcatacactatattgccaaaagtattcacttgcccatccaaatcattgaattcaggtgttccaatcacgtccatggccacaggtgtataaaatcaagcacctatgcatgtagactgcttctacaaacatttgtgaaagaatgggtcgctctcaggagctcagtgaattccagcgagGCACCGtgacaggatgccacctgtgcaacaagtctggtcctgaaatttcctcactactaaatattccacagttaactgttagtggtattataacaaagtcaATTGCTGCAGACCTCATCAtaatgtgaccttcagattagctcaagaacagtagAGAGCtgcatggaatgggtttccatggctgagcagctgtttccaagccttacatcaccaagcacgaCACAAAGTATTGGACTCAGTGGTGTAAaacacaccaccactggactctagagatGCATTCTCTTGTCTgattgcattgtgccaagtgtaaagtttggtggagggggggttatggtgtgggttgtttttcagaagtTTGGCCCAACCATGACAACCAGTGTACAAagaaaggtccataaagacaaggatgagcgagtttggtgtggaagagctTGACTGGCCTGACCTCAATCCAACAGAACATCTTTGAAATGAATtaagagcagagactgtgagacaggccttctcatccaacggTTTCaaacctcacaaatgcgcttctggaagaatggtcaaaaattcccataaacacattcCTAAACCTTTTGGAAAGCGTTCCAAGAAGagatgaagctgttatagctgcaaagggtgtgCTGACATCACATTAAACCCTAGGGATTAAGAATGTgttgtcactcaagttcatgtgcgCGTGAAGACAGAGGAGcaaatacttttagcaatatagtgtatacacATATACCATAAATGACAGCTGGTTTACATTTAGCTGCTATGATTCCAGTAAACTTCTATTTAATAGCCAATTTCATGACCCGAATAAAACAAAGCCATCATAAATGTAACAGTAACAATGTGCCCTGTCAAAATATCTGCCTTTAAAACAATCACAGCATATACAGTATAAATGGAAAGAGAATTAGTCAAATTACAAAACTGAGATACATaaagacattataaaagaaCCAAAGTATATCCAGACTGGTGACAATGAGAAAACCAGCATCAGGGCTGCTACAACTGAtttaaagcacatttgtgaTGATTTTATAAGTTTCTGGACCTCCACTGTAAGGACTGACATCATTACTCCAAAATATGTTCaatcatttggtgttttgatgatcGTGTGGCTGAGCACGCTGTTAAACACTTTGGTCCAAAATCTCCCATAGGTGTCGAGCTGGGCTGGGATCCGGTGAGGCCGCAGCCTTGGACATGATTCAAATTATTGTCATATGGATCATATCGTTCAGTGATCCCTAGTGCTCAAGAGATCGGGGCTACTCCAAGGCGTAAAGTCGTGTTTCATCAcagaaaaagcatgaacactCAGAACAACACTGTTGTTGATTACAGCCACTCTTCACACTAAAGTGGACCCAAACGACGCCAGCAAAATGCCTCCTAAAGCATAACAGAGCCACCAGATCCCCATattattcctttaatttgtcacctagCAGTATAAGAAGTTAAATGTTACTGAATCAGTTGCGGACTTATCAAACTCGACCAGATCACAGCGTTAAAAACATATCAGGAAAACTGTAGTTTGTCCTGCAGCGCAGAGATCGGctcaaaaactgtatttttcataATGTAATGATGACTAGCGCGGCGAGGAAGGTCGCGTTTATAACCGCAACTGAAATTTAGACTAAATAAATGCATACAGTCATTGTTTTCTATCACATTATTCTCGGTGTACCCCTAATGCTACCCGTTAGCACCCCAGCCACTAACTTCAGCCCTTTTCAAGGGTGACATTGCTAACTAGCAAGTAGCCACTTACAATGACCTCTTTTCTGTGCGGGTTATTGAGTTGTAGCTGATACTGCCGCTTCAGCTTTGCGCGTAGTGCAGCCCTTGCTTCTTCGGCACGCCTCTGTTCCGCGGAAAGGTTGAAATATTCCTTTGGATCCAATGTTTTTGGCCGACTGGCCAAGGGCGCCTCTCGGTAGTCCGCCATGATTGTTTAATGTCTGACGGAGCGGGGCAAACGCGAACTTGTGAAATCTCGCGTTGAGTGAGCGCTGTATTACCATAGCAACATCAAGTTTTCGGTCGCTGGGTTCAAAACGAGGCAATGGATGCTGGTtggaaaaatgcagaaaagagGGGCGACGAAGTGCCGGCTGACAGTGACGACGGCTTTAAATGTGAAGAGGTTTCTGTAGAAGACGAATGTAGTTTAAGGGAAGGAGAAGAAGACTTGGAAGCAACGGTGAAAGCCATATGGGACCGGGCAGAAGGCAGTGCAAGGCCCAGGGCAGCAAACAGCACATCCAAGCCACCAGCCCTGGTTGACTTTTTAAGCAACTTTCTCTTCCAAATGGGCATGACAGAAACGCTCGATTGTTTCCAGACTGAGTGGAGCGAGATGATGCAGAAAGGACTGTTGGACGCAGA from Archocentrus centrarchus isolate MPI-CPG fArcCen1 chromosome 20, fArcCen1, whole genome shotgun sequence encodes the following:
- the ndufb4 gene encoding NADH dehydrogenase [ubiquinone] 1 beta subcomplex subunit 4 isoform X2; amino-acid sequence: MADYREAPLASRPKTLDPKEYFNLSAEQRRAEEARAALRAKLKRQYQLQLNNPHRKEEDPALTRLVYARANPYTHFRPTNKTSLLGAMIGLVPLFALYFVFKTDRNRKEEKIKAGTLERKFSLSF
- the ndufb4 gene encoding NADH dehydrogenase [ubiquinone] 1 beta subcomplex subunit 4 isoform X1, producing the protein MADYREAPLASRPKTLDPKEYFNLSAEQRRAEEARAALRAKLKRQYQLQLNNPHRKEVIEDPALTRLVYARANPYTHFRPTNKTSLLGAMIGLVPLFALYFVFKTDRNRKEEKIKAGTLERKFSLSF
- the hgd gene encoding LOW QUALITY PROTEIN: homogentisate 1,2-dioxygenase (The sequence of the model RefSeq protein was modified relative to this genomic sequence to represent the inferred CDS: deleted 5 bases in 4 codons); amino-acid sequence: MAGLKYMSGFGNEFSSEDPRCPGSLPEGQNNPQVCPYGLYAEQLSGSAFTCPRPANKRSWLYRILPSVKHKPFTPLPCGDLTENWNEVEPDPNQLRWLPFTIPKTTEKKVDFVAGLHTVCGAGDSKSRSGIGVHMYTCNTSMVDRCFNNSDGDFLIVPQQGEILITTEFGKMMVEPNEICVIQQGMRFRVDVFGETRGYILEVYGAHFELPDLGPIGANGLANPRDFLCPVAWYEDRKVSTGYTGINKYQVEAVCLPTDFSPFNVVAWHGNYKRLTIHLKNFMVINCVAFDHADPSIFTVLTAKSTRPGVAIADFVIFPPRWGVADHTFRPPYYHRNCMSEFMGLIKGHYEAKEEGFQPGGASLHSIMTPHGPDAECFEKNSTAELKPEQVAEGTMAFMFESSFSMAVTKWGLQTCQKLDKKYYQCWEALRSHFNPNWKPGKQ